In Paenibacillus hexagrammi, the following are encoded in one genomic region:
- a CDS encoding NUDIX hydrolase yields MKGAQAVKEISAGGVVYRHQDGQLQIQLIQDRYGKITLAKGKMEPGETIEETALREIVEETGIQGKIIESIEMIAYQYTHPQYGFIDKEVHYYLVEALGGDLQAQIEEIRGVEWLDPDIAWRKQLESGYDNNNSVLSKALHKLGYEVQK; encoded by the coding sequence ATGAAGGGGGCACAGGCAGTGAAAGAAATATCAGCAGGCGGTGTCGTGTATCGTCATCAGGACGGTCAGCTGCAAATTCAATTGATCCAGGACCGTTACGGTAAAATTACTCTGGCCAAAGGCAAGATGGAGCCGGGGGAAACCATCGAGGAAACGGCACTGCGCGAAATTGTAGAAGAGACCGGTATTCAAGGGAAAATCATCGAATCGATTGAGATGATCGCCTATCAATATACACATCCACAATATGGATTCATTGATAAAGAAGTTCATTATTATCTAGTGGAAGCCCTGGGTGGGGATTTACAAGCTCAGATCGAAGAGATCAGAGGTGTGGAATGGCTGGATCCGGACATTGCTTGGCGCAAACAGCTGGAATCTGGATATGATAACAACAATTCGGTATTGAGCAAGGCTCTACATAAATTGGGATATGAGGTGCAGAAATGA
- the mtaB gene encoding tRNA (N(6)-L-threonylcarbamoyladenosine(37)-C(2))-methylthiotransferase MtaB: protein MATVAFHTLGCKVNFYDTEAIWQLFKNEGYEQVDFEQTADVYVINTCTVTNTGDKKSRQMIRRAIRRNPEAIVAVTGCYAQTSPAEIMAIPGVDMVIGTQDRDKIIPLVKQFEQERLPINAVRNIMKTRQFEELDVPDFADRTRAFLKIQEGCNNFCTFCIIPWSRGLMRSREPESVIKQAKALVAAGYKEIVLTGIHTGGYGEDIEDYSLAKLLWDLDKVEGLNRIRISSIEASQITDEVIEVLQASDKMCRHLHIPLQAGDDQVLARMRRKYTTAEFAKKIERLHAIMPDVAITTDVIVGFPGETEEMFRDGYKFMEQMKFSEMHVFPYSKRTGTPAARMEDQIDEEIKNARVHELIDLSEKMQLAYAQKFVGQVLEVIPERSYKGAPDSGLLMGYSDNYVQLVFEGSEDLIGQICHVQVTEAGVNESKGNILRVSETAKPAQAANL, encoded by the coding sequence ATGGCAACAGTAGCGTTTCATACATTAGGATGTAAAGTGAACTTTTATGATACGGAAGCGATCTGGCAGCTGTTCAAGAACGAAGGCTACGAGCAGGTTGATTTCGAGCAAACCGCGGATGTGTATGTCATTAATACTTGTACCGTTACCAATACAGGAGACAAAAAAAGCCGGCAAATGATTCGGAGGGCGATCCGTCGCAACCCTGAAGCCATCGTTGCGGTAACAGGCTGTTACGCGCAAACGTCCCCGGCGGAGATTATGGCCATTCCGGGCGTTGATATGGTCATCGGTACGCAGGACCGGGACAAAATTATCCCTCTGGTTAAACAATTTGAGCAAGAACGTCTACCCATTAATGCTGTTCGCAACATTATGAAGACTCGTCAATTTGAAGAGTTGGATGTTCCGGATTTTGCTGACCGCACTCGTGCGTTTCTGAAGATTCAAGAAGGGTGCAATAACTTTTGCACATTCTGCATCATTCCTTGGTCCCGCGGACTTATGCGCAGCCGTGAGCCGGAGAGCGTGATTAAGCAGGCTAAAGCATTAGTTGCTGCAGGTTACAAAGAAATCGTTCTGACAGGAATCCATACAGGCGGCTACGGCGAAGATATTGAGGATTACAGCTTAGCGAAGCTGCTGTGGGATCTGGATAAAGTGGAAGGCTTGAACCGAATCCGCATCAGCTCCATCGAAGCAAGTCAAATCACGGATGAAGTGATTGAAGTGCTCCAGGCTTCAGATAAAATGTGCCGCCATCTTCATATTCCTTTGCAAGCGGGGGATGATCAAGTTCTAGCGCGTATGCGTAGAAAATATACGACCGCTGAATTTGCCAAGAAGATCGAGCGTTTGCATGCCATCATGCCGGATGTTGCGATTACAACGGACGTGATTGTCGGATTCCCCGGCGAGACCGAGGAAATGTTCCGTGACGGCTACAAATTCATGGAACAAATGAAATTTTCCGAAATGCACGTGTTCCCTTATTCCAAACGGACAGGTACGCCTGCTGCGCGGATGGAAGATCAAATTGACGAAGAGATCAAGAATGCCCGCGTTCATGAGCTGATTGATCTTTCCGAAAAGATGCAGCTTGCTTACGCTCAGAAGTTTGTGGGACAAGTGCTTGAAGTCATTCCAGAGCGTTCTTACAAAGGTGCTCCTGACAGCGGTCTTTTGATGGGCTACTCAGATAACTATGTTCAGCTTGTATTTGAAGGTTCCGAGGATTTGATCGGCCAAATTTGCCACGTTCAAGTGACGGAAGCAGGCGTGAACGAAAGCAAAGGAAACATATTACGTGTTTCTGAGACTGCGAAACCTGCGCAAGCAGCTAATTTGTAA